Proteins from a genomic interval of Lysobacter arenosi:
- a CDS encoding MotA/TolQ/ExbB proton channel family protein: MLQETTTAATAGGSNAEALQQMSFAHLLQNFDLVGWVVFLTLAIMSILSIYWIVVNFVKNLRLRASSDRVVSTFWETPNAQDAIRFMEEQGRFEPFSKIALDAAQAAAHHQRHEGSRLVESLNRSEFVDRALRQGVTRESSKLEAGLTVLATVGSTAPFVGLLGTVWGIYHALIRISATGQASIDAVAGPVGEALIMTAIGLFVAIPAVLAYNFFTRLNRVTNNKFDTFAHDLHDFFATGSRVGEVVSKR, from the coding sequence ATGCTGCAGGAAACCACCACCGCTGCGACCGCCGGAGGCTCCAACGCCGAGGCACTCCAGCAGATGAGCTTCGCGCATCTGTTGCAGAACTTCGACCTGGTCGGCTGGGTCGTATTCCTCACCCTCGCCATCATGTCGATCCTCTCGATCTACTGGATCGTGGTGAACTTCGTGAAGAACCTGCGCCTGCGCGCCAGTTCTGATCGCGTGGTCAGCACGTTCTGGGAGACCCCGAACGCACAGGACGCCATCCGCTTCATGGAAGAGCAGGGTCGCTTCGAGCCGTTTTCGAAGATCGCTCTCGATGCTGCCCAGGCAGCAGCCCACCACCAGCGCCACGAAGGTTCGCGCCTGGTCGAGTCGCTCAACCGCTCCGAGTTCGTTGACCGCGCCCTGCGTCAGGGTGTGACCCGCGAGTCCTCGAAGCTGGAAGCCGGCCTGACCGTGCTCGCCACCGTCGGTTCGACCGCTCCGTTCGTCGGTCTGCTCGGTACCGTTTGGGGCATCTACCACGCCCTGATCCGCATCAGCGCCACCGGCCAGGCTTCGATCGACGCCGTTGCCGGCCCGGTCGGTGAAGCACTGATCATGACCGCCATCGGCCTGTTCGTCGCAATCCCGGCGGTGCTGGCATACAACTTCTTCACCCGTCTGAACCGCGTTACGAACAACAAGTTCGATACGTTCGCTCACGACCTGCATGACTTCTTCGCTACCGGCTCGCGCGTCGGCGAAGTTGTCAGCAAGCGCTAA
- a CDS encoding sensor histidine kinase, whose protein sequence is MSNTTGQETGVDRFRLAMAASGVGMAIVDLNGHWVEVNPAFERMFGYSAQEVVGRPTVAFTHPDDISLTQSYLRGLIDGSIPVLDAQKRYLHRSGQTIWAHINIAVMRDDFGAPLYLLVQLRDISAQRAAELALESRAEAEHAARDISNRQLQLFADAVAHDLRAPLRSIESFSALLADRANERLDDTDRDYLARIRAAAARMSGLLTSLNDLSYVTRADLKSTTVDLSLLADWVGAELQDADPQRRAEIRVQPDLQVEGDERLLKLLLVQLMDNAWKFSREREPIRIDVSGCREGDTLQVQIRDQGIGFDMRYAHKLFEPFQRLHGPDQGGGHGLGLAIARRIAERHRGSVRAESQPEAGAIFTLELPVTAAEDGI, encoded by the coding sequence ATGAGCAACACCACCGGCCAAGAAACCGGAGTCGACCGCTTCCGGCTGGCAATGGCCGCCTCCGGTGTCGGCATGGCGATCGTCGATCTGAACGGACACTGGGTCGAGGTCAATCCGGCATTCGAGCGCATGTTCGGTTACAGCGCCCAGGAGGTCGTTGGTCGCCCCACTGTTGCCTTCACCCATCCCGACGACATCTCGCTCACGCAGTCCTACCTGCGCGGCCTGATCGACGGCAGCATTCCCGTGCTCGATGCGCAGAAGCGCTACCTGCACCGCAGCGGCCAGACCATCTGGGCGCACATCAACATCGCCGTCATGCGCGATGATTTCGGCGCTCCGCTGTACCTGCTGGTGCAGTTGCGCGACATCAGCGCGCAGCGTGCCGCCGAGCTGGCGCTGGAATCGCGCGCCGAGGCCGAGCACGCCGCGCGCGACATCTCCAACCGCCAGTTGCAACTGTTCGCCGATGCGGTCGCGCACGACCTGCGCGCGCCGTTGCGCTCGATCGAAAGTTTCTCGGCACTACTGGCCGACCGCGCCAATGAACGGCTCGACGACACCGATCGCGATTACCTCGCGCGCATCCGCGCTGCCGCCGCGCGAATGAGTGGCCTGCTCACGTCACTCAACGACCTGTCCTACGTCACCCGCGCCGACCTGAAGTCGACCACGGTCGACCTGAGCCTGCTGGCCGACTGGGTAGGAGCCGAGTTGCAGGACGCCGATCCGCAACGGCGCGCGGAGATCCGCGTGCAACCGGATCTGCAGGTCGAGGGCGACGAGCGCCTGCTCAAGCTGCTGCTGGTGCAGTTGATGGACAACGCCTGGAAGTTCTCGCGCGAACGCGAGCCGATCCGCATCGATGTCAGCGGTTGTCGCGAAGGCGACACGCTGCAGGTGCAGATCCGTGACCAGGGCATCGGATTTGACATGCGTTATGCTCACAAGCTGTTCGAGCCTTTCCAGCGGCTGCACGGACCGGATCAGGGGGGTGGTCACGGTCTGGGGCTGGCGATCGCCCGACGCATCGCAGAGCGACATCGCGGTAGCGTCCGGGCCGAGTCCCAGCCCGAAGCCGGTGCCATCTTCACCCTCGAGTTGCCGGTTACCGCGGCGGAGGATGGTATTTGA
- a CDS encoding 2OG-Fe(II) oxygenase, whose product MSSQPAVPVAGEHARDNDFIEVYPDALTREQCAQLVARFSDSGDTVPGRVGGGVMPDLKDSRDLTISGRDGWRDAETLLNLAVFRGVIAYLRRYPHTLIAPLMLETPGADGKSHRLTPERMAAMDDEDLAPVIKTVLRPGSINLQRYSANRGGYPYWHCELYPRDPRAETLHRHLLWTIYLNDEFEEGETEFLYQQRKIVPRTGSMLIAPAAFTHTHRGNRPKGGDKFIATSWVLFQRAEQLFGAG is encoded by the coding sequence ATGTCCAGCCAACCCGCAGTTCCCGTCGCCGGCGAACACGCCCGGGACAACGACTTCATCGAGGTTTACCCGGACGCCCTCACCCGCGAACAGTGCGCGCAGCTGGTGGCGCGCTTCAGCGACAGCGGCGACACCGTTCCCGGGCGCGTCGGTGGTGGCGTGATGCCCGACCTCAAGGACAGCCGCGACCTGACCATCAGCGGGCGCGACGGCTGGCGCGATGCCGAAACGCTGCTGAACCTGGCGGTGTTCCGCGGAGTCATCGCCTACCTGCGCCGTTACCCGCACACGCTGATCGCGCCGCTGATGCTGGAAACGCCGGGCGCCGACGGCAAGAGCCATCGCCTCACGCCCGAGCGGATGGCGGCGATGGATGACGAGGACCTGGCACCTGTGATCAAGACGGTGCTGCGGCCGGGATCGATCAACCTGCAGCGCTACAGCGCCAATCGCGGCGGATATCCCTATTGGCACTGCGAGCTGTATCCGCGCGACCCGCGCGCGGAAACGCTGCACCGGCACCTGCTGTGGACGATCTACCTCAACGACGAATTCGAGGAAGGCGAGACCGAGTTCCTCTACCAGCAGCGCAAGATCGTGCCACGCACTGGCAGCATGCTGATCGCACCGGCTGCGTTCACCCACACCCATCGCGGCAACCGGCCCAAGGGTGGCGACAAGTTCATTGCGACCAGCTGGGTGTTGTTCCAGCGTGCGGAGCAGTTGTTCGGCGCAGGCTAG
- a CDS encoding ExbD/TolR family protein: MAFASKSGGGPMADMNVTPLVDVMLVLLIIFMVTAPPLTYPIDVNLPQKSLNPPPQTREPPPPIRLRIDASGQVYWNDAPQPITAIQNMMEVEVQRDPTNQPMLEIDTSPDADYGILAKVLAHAKNADMDKIGFVQND, translated from the coding sequence ATGGCATTTGCATCGAAATCCGGTGGCGGTCCGATGGCGGACATGAACGTCACGCCCCTCGTGGACGTGATGCTGGTGTTGCTGATCATCTTCATGGTCACGGCGCCTCCTCTGACGTACCCGATCGACGTTAACCTTCCGCAGAAGTCGCTGAACCCACCGCCGCAGACGCGAGAGCCGCCGCCGCCGATCAGGCTGCGGATCGACGCCTCGGGCCAGGTGTATTGGAATGACGCGCCGCAGCCGATCACCGCGATCCAGAACATGATGGAAGTCGAAGTCCAGCGCGACCCGACCAACCAGCCCATGCTCGAGATCGATACCAGCCCGGACGCCGATTACGGCATCCTGGCCAAGGTGCTTGCTCACGCGAAGAATGCTGATATGGATAAGATCGGCTTCGTCCAGAACGATTGA
- a CDS encoding ExbD/TolR family protein, whose amino-acid sequence MAFSTGNDSGGPMAEINVTPLVDVMLVLLIIFMITAPLMSHKVQVDLPQANLDQRPDKAPPVTPINITVEDNGNLYWNDEPITKDLLESRLSIEAQKTPQPQINVRGDKTTKYRIVSEVVQTAQAQGMRKVGFMALKEPR is encoded by the coding sequence ATGGCCTTCAGTACAGGCAACGATAGCGGCGGCCCGATGGCCGAGATCAATGTCACGCCGCTAGTCGACGTGATGCTGGTGCTACTGATCATTTTCATGATCACCGCACCGCTGATGTCGCATAAGGTCCAAGTCGATCTTCCGCAAGCCAATCTGGACCAGCGTCCCGATAAGGCCCCGCCGGTCACGCCGATCAACATCACGGTGGAAGACAACGGGAACCTTTATTGGAACGACGAGCCGATCACCAAGGATCTGCTCGAGAGCCGTCTGTCGATCGAAGCGCAGAAGACCCCGCAGCCGCAGATCAACGTCCGCGGCGACAAGACGACCAAGTACCGCATCGTGTCCGAGGTGGTACAGACGGCGCAGGCCCAAGGCATGCGCAAGGTCGGTTTCATGGCGCTTAAAGAACCTCGCTAA
- a CDS encoding M48 family metallopeptidase, translated as MKHLLLAVAIATVVTACATSTSPTGRKQYVGAVSQQQLDQMGAQAFAEAKSKQKVSNDAKMNAYVRCVVNDITRELPQGWQTNWEVAVFEDSSANAFALPGGKVGVNTGIFTVAKNQDQLAAVIGHEIGHVVSRHHDERITKQQGTSTLLGIGSAIVGSAYGSGAANAAGQLGGAAAQTFYLLPNSRTQETEADVVGQELAAKAGFDPRQAVNLWQNMAAAGGERAPTWLSTHPDPSSRIGELGARAGTLMPVYEQARASGHTPKCG; from the coding sequence ATGAAGCACCTTCTGCTCGCCGTGGCCATTGCCACCGTTGTCACTGCCTGCGCCACCTCCACTTCGCCCACCGGGCGCAAGCAGTACGTCGGCGCGGTCTCGCAGCAACAGCTCGACCAGATGGGCGCGCAGGCCTTCGCCGAGGCCAAGTCCAAGCAGAAGGTCAGCAACGACGCAAAGATGAACGCCTACGTGCGCTGCGTGGTCAACGACATCACCCGCGAGCTGCCGCAGGGCTGGCAGACCAACTGGGAAGTGGCGGTGTTCGAGGACAGCTCGGCCAACGCCTTTGCCTTGCCCGGTGGCAAGGTCGGCGTGAATACCGGCATCTTCACCGTCGCCAAGAACCAGGATCAGCTCGCCGCGGTGATCGGCCACGAGATCGGCCATGTCGTCTCGCGCCACCACGACGAGCGCATCACCAAGCAACAGGGCACCTCGACGCTGCTGGGCATCGGCAGCGCGATCGTCGGCTCGGCCTACGGCTCAGGCGCGGCGAATGCCGCCGGCCAGCTTGGCGGGGCCGCGGCGCAGACGTTCTACCTGCTGCCGAACTCGCGCACCCAGGAAACTGAAGCCGACGTGGTCGGCCAGGAACTCGCCGCCAAGGCCGGTTTCGACCCGCGCCAGGCGGTGAATCTGTGGCAGAACATGGCCGCCGCAGGCGGCGAACGTGCACCGACGTGGCTGTCGACGCACCCGGATCCATCCTCTCGCATCGGCGAACTGGGCGCCCGCGCAGGCACCCTGATGCCCGTCTACGAGCAGGCCCGAGCCTCCGGCCATACGCCCAAGTGCGGATGA
- a CDS encoding sigma-54 dependent transcriptional regulator, producing MAIEGTQESLSGDPDARELIYVTRGGAGRVLALGGLQQMGWNLRRAPDARSVLRILQRDPRQPHAALLDLREGFSQQDLAEFGGALSAANVGWVAGIDARQLDEEPVRKLIRDYCYDYLTLPCPEGVMNTVIGHAHGMASLACEGGDVTSEAGFDGMIGESGAMRTLCRTLRKAALTEAPVFIAGETGTGKELAAMAVHRHSRRHAHPFVAINCGAIPHSLIQSELFGYERGAFTGAQQRKLGRIEMANGGTLFLDEIGDLPLESQASLLRFLQQGSIERLGGHEQIPIDVRIISATHHDLDVAVADGRFRADLYHRLCVLRLQQPPLRERGSDIDRIAEYALQRYSQEGHRTLKGFAPCARQALHSHGWPGNVRELINRVRQAVVMAEGRLITAADLHIENALATPPPTLDEVRDAATRTAIEHSLHRNRGRLVDVARELGVSRVTLYRLMQRHGLRASDPDSPNTVSIA from the coding sequence ATGGCGATCGAAGGAACGCAGGAATCCCTGTCGGGCGACCCCGACGCACGTGAACTGATTTACGTCACCCGCGGCGGCGCCGGTCGCGTGCTCGCCCTCGGTGGCCTCCAGCAGATGGGATGGAACCTGCGCCGCGCGCCTGACGCCCGCAGTGTGCTGCGCATCCTCCAGCGTGATCCGCGGCAGCCGCACGCGGCGCTGCTCGACCTGCGCGAGGGTTTCAGCCAGCAGGACCTGGCCGAGTTCGGCGGCGCGCTGTCGGCGGCCAACGTCGGCTGGGTTGCCGGCATCGATGCGCGCCAGCTCGACGAAGAGCCGGTGCGCAAGCTGATCCGCGACTACTGCTACGACTACCTCACGCTGCCGTGCCCGGAAGGCGTGATGAACACGGTGATCGGCCACGCCCACGGCATGGCCAGCCTCGCCTGCGAGGGCGGCGACGTCACCAGTGAAGCCGGATTCGACGGCATGATCGGCGAGAGCGGTGCGATGCGCACCCTGTGCCGGACGTTGCGCAAGGCCGCGTTGACCGAGGCGCCGGTGTTCATCGCCGGCGAAACCGGCACCGGCAAGGAGCTGGCGGCGATGGCCGTGCACCGGCATTCGCGCCGGCACGCGCATCCGTTCGTGGCGATCAATTGCGGCGCGATCCCGCACAGCCTGATCCAGTCGGAGTTATTCGGTTACGAGCGCGGCGCATTCACCGGCGCGCAGCAGCGCAAGCTCGGCCGCATCGAGATGGCCAATGGCGGCACGCTGTTCCTCGACGAGATCGGCGACCTGCCCCTGGAGAGCCAGGCCTCGCTGCTGCGTTTCCTGCAACAGGGCAGCATCGAGCGACTCGGCGGCCACGAGCAGATCCCAATCGACGTGCGGATCATTTCGGCCACGCACCACGACCTGGATGTCGCCGTCGCCGATGGCCGTTTCCGCGCCGACCTCTACCACCGCCTGTGCGTGCTGCGCCTGCAGCAGCCGCCGTTGCGCGAGCGCGGCAGCGACATCGACCGCATCGCCGAGTACGCCCTGCAGCGGTATTCGCAGGAGGGCCATCGCACGCTCAAGGGGTTTGCGCCGTGCGCGCGCCAGGCGCTGCACAGCCATGGCTGGCCGGGCAACGTGCGCGAACTGATCAACCGCGTCCGCCAGGCGGTGGTGATGGCCGAAGGCCGCCTGATCACCGCCGCCGACCTGCACATCGAGAACGCACTGGCGACGCCGCCACCGACCCTGGACGAGGTCCGCGATGCCGCCACGCGTACCGCCATCGAGCACTCGCTGCACCGCAACCGCGGGCGCCTGGTCGATGTCGCGCGCGAGCTTGGCGTGTCCCGCGTCACGCTCTACCGGTTGATGCAACGCCACGGTCTGCGCGCCAGCGATCCCGACTCTCCGAACACGGTCAGCATTGCCTGA
- a CDS encoding energy transducer TonB encodes MTQDLEIHARKDDDREGLNWARIAGVTIAIAFHVAALLLLLAPMAPPAQQQQEEDVTFVNLIKPPPPPPPPPPPPPEPPKELKPPPKLTPPQPTPLPPPPDEPPVLVDDPSPVDVAAPPPSPPSPPAPATTIGSSVDPSSKRLNPPKYPPTEARQGVGGTVTLIITIDGQGNVLDVAVEKSSRNRNLDRAAMDAARKWKFNPEMQNGVGVTSRVRVPVDFVPPT; translated from the coding sequence ATGACGCAAGACCTCGAAATCCACGCAAGAAAAGATGACGACCGTGAAGGTTTGAACTGGGCGCGTATCGCCGGTGTAACCATTGCGATCGCATTCCATGTCGCGGCCCTGCTGCTTTTGCTCGCTCCTATGGCCCCTCCGGCCCAGCAGCAGCAAGAGGAAGACGTCACGTTCGTCAACCTGATCAAGCCGCCGCCGCCGCCCCCGCCGCCGCCGCCGCCGCCGCCTGAGCCCCCGAAGGAGCTCAAGCCGCCGCCGAAGCTGACGCCGCCGCAGCCGACTCCGTTGCCGCCTCCGCCGGATGAACCGCCGGTGCTGGTCGACGATCCGAGCCCGGTTGACGTGGCCGCGCCGCCGCCGAGCCCCCCGTCGCCGCCCGCACCGGCAACGACGATTGGCTCCAGCGTCGACCCGTCCTCGAAGCGGCTCAACCCGCCCAAGTACCCGCCGACCGAAGCCCGCCAGGGCGTTGGTGGCACGGTAACGTTGATCATCACCATTGACGGCCAGGGCAATGTCCTGGACGTCGCGGTCGAGAAGTCGAGCCGTAACCGAAACCTCGACCGCGCTGCAATGGACGCCGCCCGGAAGTGGAAGTTCAACCCCGAGATGCAGAACGGCGTTGGCGTCACCAGCCGCGTCCGCGTCCCGGTAGATTTCGTCCCGCCGACCTGA
- a CDS encoding pyridoxine 5'-phosphate synthase yields MTVLSVNVNKIAVLRNSRGGDEPNVVAAAKACLDAGAHGITVHPRPDARHIRSDDVYALSELTRERGVEFNLEGNPFAPARAGYPGFLTLCQQVRPAQATLVPDSDAQLTSDHGFDFVRDANALRPLVDALKSIGCRVSLFADAHTEAGRLGINHAAAVGADRVELYTGPYAEAFAAGSGRAMAAQFAEAARRAGDAGLGINAGHDLSQANLGFFLQQVPGVLEVSIGHALIGEAIYQGIDATIDSYLRILSR; encoded by the coding sequence GTGACCGTCCTCAGCGTCAACGTCAACAAGATTGCCGTGCTGCGCAATTCGCGCGGCGGTGACGAGCCCAATGTGGTGGCCGCGGCGAAGGCATGCCTGGACGCCGGCGCGCATGGCATCACCGTCCATCCGCGGCCCGACGCCCGGCATATCCGCTCCGACGACGTGTATGCGCTGTCGGAGCTGACGCGCGAGCGCGGCGTCGAGTTCAACCTCGAGGGCAACCCGTTCGCGCCGGCGCGTGCCGGTTATCCGGGTTTCCTGACCTTGTGCCAACAGGTGCGTCCTGCGCAGGCAACGCTGGTGCCCGACAGCGATGCGCAACTTACCTCCGACCATGGTTTCGATTTCGTCCGCGATGCCAATGCACTGCGGCCGCTGGTTGATGCGCTCAAGTCCATCGGCTGCCGCGTGAGTCTGTTCGCCGACGCCCACACCGAAGCAGGGCGCCTGGGCATCAACCACGCCGCGGCGGTGGGTGCGGACCGGGTCGAGTTGTACACCGGCCCGTATGCGGAAGCGTTCGCCGCCGGCAGTGGTCGCGCCATGGCCGCGCAGTTCGCCGAAGCCGCGCGACGTGCCGGCGACGCTGGCCTTGGCATCAATGCCGGGCACGACCTCAGCCAGGCCAACCTGGGATTCTTCCTGCAGCAGGTACCCGGTGTGCTCGAGGTATCGATCGGTCACGCACTGATAGGCGAGGCGATCTACCAGGGCATCGATGCGACGATCGATTCGTACCTTCGGATCCTTTCGCGCTGA
- a CDS encoding response regulator, protein MHKEILLVEDNPDDVELTRLAFDEAKIANRLMVVGDGAEALDYLFARGKYSDRDPEDLPSIMLLDLNLPKVDGREVLQAVRANEATRTLPVVVLTTSAEPFDVEASYALGVNSYIQKPVDFEQFVWAVKQVGLYWLVLNHPRTA, encoded by the coding sequence ATGCACAAGGAAATCCTGCTGGTCGAGGACAATCCCGACGATGTCGAGCTGACCCGGCTGGCCTTCGACGAGGCCAAGATCGCCAACCGACTGATGGTCGTCGGCGATGGCGCAGAAGCCCTCGACTATCTGTTCGCCCGTGGCAAATACAGCGATCGCGACCCCGAGGACCTGCCCTCGATCATGTTGCTCGACCTCAACCTGCCCAAGGTCGACGGTCGCGAAGTGCTGCAGGCGGTGCGCGCCAACGAAGCCACGCGGACGCTGCCAGTGGTCGTGCTGACCACCAGTGCCGAACCGTTCGACGTCGAAGCCAGCTACGCGCTGGGCGTCAACAGCTACATCCAGAAGCCGGTCGACTTCGAGCAGTTCGTCTGGGCGGTCAAGCAGGTCGGTCTGTACTGGCTGGTGCTGAACCACCCGCGTACTGCGTAG
- a CDS encoding tetratricopeptide repeat protein produces the protein MNNVSRRNQRVLAAAVSAVLMFGAVSQVNAQTANERAAERRAKKEEGKQGTAKVTNEYPQATRVAGDTKASKKATPQLQKMMKAYDDDKGPEARAIADQIIALPEANAYDKAFASQIAAQAAYDGDDTPGAMNYLKQAIASNGLDNNGHFGAMLMLAQLQLQEDQYAESLKTIDQFLAETKSQKPEHLIIKGNALYRLDRFAEAAPVIKQAIDLSPTPKPEWQQLLMATYAESGQAGEAAKIAEGLAAKNPGDKRAQLNLAAVYQQNDMLDKAAVVLEKLRASGQLTEDKEYRQLYATYLNMDGKEKEAIGVINDGLQKGVIKPDYQTYLALAQAYYFSDQAGPAIDAYKKAAPLAPDGEAYLNLARVLWQEDRVPEAKEAAKQAVAKGVKKPEDAKKIIALPGK, from the coding sequence ATGAACAATGTCTCCCGCCGTAACCAACGCGTCCTGGCCGCCGCTGTCAGCGCCGTCCTGATGTTTGGTGCGGTCAGCCAGGTCAACGCGCAGACCGCGAACGAGCGTGCGGCCGAGCGCCGCGCCAAGAAGGAAGAAGGCAAGCAGGGCACGGCCAAGGTCACCAACGAATACCCGCAGGCCACCCGTGTGGCCGGCGATACCAAGGCTTCGAAGAAGGCCACGCCGCAGCTGCAGAAGATGATGAAGGCCTACGACGACGACAAGGGCCCGGAGGCCCGCGCCATCGCCGACCAGATCATCGCGCTGCCGGAAGCCAACGCCTACGACAAGGCGTTCGCCTCGCAGATCGCCGCCCAGGCCGCCTATGACGGCGACGACACCCCGGGCGCGATGAACTACCTCAAGCAGGCGATCGCATCCAACGGCCTGGACAACAACGGCCACTTCGGCGCGATGCTGATGCTCGCGCAGCTGCAGCTGCAGGAAGACCAGTACGCCGAATCGCTCAAGACCATCGACCAGTTCCTGGCCGAGACCAAGAGCCAGAAGCCCGAGCACCTGATCATCAAGGGCAACGCCCTGTATCGCCTCGACCGCTTCGCCGAGGCCGCTCCGGTCATCAAGCAGGCCATCGACCTGAGCCCCACGCCCAAGCCCGAGTGGCAGCAGCTGCTGATGGCGACCTACGCCGAGTCCGGCCAGGCCGGTGAAGCGGCCAAGATCGCCGAGGGACTGGCCGCCAAGAACCCGGGCGACAAGCGCGCCCAGCTGAACCTGGCGGCCGTCTACCAGCAGAACGACATGCTGGACAAGGCCGCCGTGGTCCTCGAGAAGCTCCGCGCCAGCGGCCAGCTCACCGAGGACAAGGAATACCGCCAGCTCTACGCCACCTACCTGAACATGGATGGCAAGGAGAAGGAGGCAATCGGGGTCATCAACGACGGCCTGCAGAAGGGTGTGATCAAGCCCGACTACCAGACGTACCTGGCCCTCGCACAGGCGTATTATTTCTCTGATCAGGCCGGCCCGGCGATCGACGCCTACAAGAAGGCCGCTCCCCTGGCGCCAGACGGCGAGGCGTACCTGAACCTCGCCCGCGTGCTCTGGCAGGAAGATCGTGTCCCCGAGGCAAAGGAAGCCGCCAAGCAGGCTGTCGCAAAGGGCGTGAAGAAGCCCGAGGACGCCAAGAAGATCATCGCGTTGCCTGGCAAGTAA
- a CDS encoding PA0069 family radical SAM protein: protein MDDARKAQQPIKGRGAASQVDGRYAVTVARGEDDGWGSVYEDLAEPSRPQTQVTLERARSIISRNDSPDIAFGQSVNPYRGCEHGCVYCFARPSHAYLDLSPGLDFETRLFAKTNAAERLQAELARPGYRCEPIALGINTDSYQPIERRYGITRELIELLSACSHPFSLITKNAAVTRDLDLIAPMARRGLATVYFSVTTLDNQLSARMEPRASAPHSRLKAMRTLADAGVPVGVMVAPVIPMINDREIEHILEAAREHGAGSAGHVLLRLPHELKQVWREWLQLHYPERAAHVMSLIQQMRGGKDYDSAFGTRMHGQGPFAQLIEQRFRKAHKRLGFGRLPPLDTSLFVPPRKPSAQGELF, encoded by the coding sequence ATGGACGACGCCCGTAAAGCCCAGCAACCGATCAAGGGTCGCGGCGCGGCCTCGCAGGTCGACGGCCGCTACGCGGTGACGGTCGCACGCGGCGAGGACGACGGTTGGGGTTCGGTCTACGAAGACCTCGCCGAACCGTCGCGACCGCAGACGCAGGTCACGCTGGAGCGCGCGCGCAGCATCATCAGCCGCAACGATTCGCCCGACATCGCCTTCGGCCAGTCGGTCAATCCCTATCGCGGCTGCGAGCACGGCTGCGTGTACTGTTTCGCGCGCCCATCGCATGCCTATCTCGACCTGTCGCCGGGCCTGGATTTCGAAACGCGCCTGTTCGCCAAGACCAACGCCGCCGAGCGCCTGCAGGCCGAACTCGCCCGCCCGGGCTACCGCTGCGAACCCATCGCGCTGGGCATCAACACCGACTCCTACCAGCCGATCGAGCGTCGCTATGGCATTACCCGGGAACTGATCGAACTGCTGTCGGCCTGTTCGCATCCGTTCAGCCTGATCACCAAGAACGCCGCCGTCACCCGCGACCTGGATCTGATCGCCCCCATGGCGCGACGCGGGCTGGCGACGGTGTACTTCTCGGTCACCACGCTCGACAACCAGCTGTCGGCGCGCATGGAACCGCGTGCATCGGCGCCGCATTCGCGCCTGAAGGCCATGCGCACCCTGGCCGATGCCGGAGTACCGGTCGGCGTGATGGTCGCCCCGGTCATTCCGATGATCAACGATCGCGAGATCGAGCACATCCTCGAGGCTGCACGCGAACACGGTGCCGGCTCGGCCGGGCATGTGTTGCTGCGACTTCCGCACGAACTCAAGCAGGTCTGGCGTGAATGGCTGCAGCTGCATTACCCGGAGCGTGCAGCGCACGTGATGAGCCTCATCCAGCAGATGCGCGGCGGCAAGGATTACGACAGTGCCTTCGGCACCCGCATGCACGGCCAGGGACCGTTCGCGCAACTGATCGAGCAGCGTTTTCGCAAGGCGCACAAGCGCCTCGGATTTGGTCGCCTGCCGCCGCTGGACACGTCGTTGTTCGTGCCGCCGCGCAAGCCATCAGCGCAGGGCGAACTGTTCTGA
- a CDS encoding ExbD/TolR family protein — protein MAVSAFYLSDSRHGAHGEHRAVAQINITPLVDVLLVLLVIFMVATPALTGRMDLRIPQPTPTPEDSAPPPRVQLRVGSDGAYRLDGVVLARAELTPALEEMARRSPRAVLQVAADADADYQEFAWALAEAERSGLHDIAWQ, from the coding sequence ATGGCCGTCTCCGCGTTCTATCTCTCCGACTCCCGCCACGGTGCGCACGGCGAACATCGCGCCGTCGCCCAGATCAACATCACCCCGCTGGTCGATGTCCTGCTCGTGCTGCTGGTGATCTTCATGGTGGCGACCCCGGCACTGACCGGACGCATGGACCTGCGCATCCCCCAACCCACCCCGACGCCCGAAGACAGCGCACCGCCACCGCGGGTGCAACTGCGTGTCGGCAGCGATGGTGCGTACCGGCTCGATGGCGTCGTGCTGGCGCGCGCCGAACTGACGCCGGCACTGGAAGAGATGGCGCGACGCAGTCCGCGTGCCGTGTTGCAGGTCGCAGCCGACGCCGATGCCGACTACCAGGAATTCGCCTGGGCACTGGCCGAGGCTGAGCGCAGCGGCCTGCACGACATCGCCTGGCAGTAA